The genomic window GTCGCCGACCCCCAGCAGATGCCGCGGCTGCTCGAGATCGCGATGCGTGCGGCGATCGAGCAGCGCGGAGTCGCCGTGCTGGTCATTCCCGGGGACGTCGCCCTCGCCGAGGTCGGCGACAACCGTGCCGTCGTGATCGAGCGATCGCATCCGGTGATCGTGCCCAGCGATGCCGAGCTCGACAAGGCCGCGGCGCTGTTGAACGCCGCGCGGAAGGTCACGATCCTCGCCGGCGCGGGCGTGGAGGGCGCGCATGATGAGGTCGTCGCTCTCGCCGACCGGCTGGCCGCACCGATCGTGCATGCCCTTCGGGGCAAAGAGTTCATCGAGTACGACAATCCGTTCGATGTGGGGATGACGGGTCTGCTCGGGTTCGCTTCCGGATACCGTGCCATGGAGGGCGCAGATGCTCTGCTCGTGCTCGGCAGCGACTTCCCGTACGAGCAGTTCTACCCCGAGCGCGCCACGACCATCCAGGTCGACATCCGCGGGTCGCAGCTGGGTAGACGGCATCCGCTCGACCTCGGCCTCGTCGGCGACGCCGGCGCGACCGCTGCGGCGCTCCTCCCGCGACTCGCCGTGCGCGATGATCGGGGACACCTGGACGATGCCACCGCCCATTACCGGAAGACACGGGCGAAGCTCGACGAATTGGCCGTGCCGGCGAAGAGCACGCGTCCCATTCATCCGCAGTACCTCACCCGCTTGCTGAACGAGCAGGCCGCCGACGACGCGATCTTCACCGCGGACGTCGGCTCGCCGACCGTCTGGGCCGCGCGTTATCTGTCCATGACGGAGGGGCGGCGCCTGATCGGCTCGTTCACGCACGGGTCGATGGCAAATGCGCTGCTCCACGGGATCGGCGCGCAGGTCGCGCATCCGGACCGACAGGTCGTTGCGCTTGCCGGCGATGGCGGACTCGCGATGATGCTCGGGGAACTGCTCACCCTCACCCAGAACGCGCTGCCGGTGAAGACGATCGTGGTGAACAACTCCTCCCTGAACTTCATCGAGCTGGAGATGAAGGCGGCCGGATTCGTCACCTACGGGACAGGGCTCAACAACCCCAGCTTCGCCGCGATCGCCGAGGCGATGGGAATCTTCGCGCGTCGCGTGGAGCGCAGCGAGGACCTTCCGGGTGCCCTGCGCGAGGTCCTCGACCACGACGGGCCTGCCCTGCTCGACGTCGTCACCGAACGGCAGGAGCTCTCCATGCCGCCCGCAATCGAGGCCGCACAGGTCAAAGGGTTCGCGCTCTACGCGATCCGCACCGTCATGTCGGGCCGCGGCGACGAGCTGCTCGATCTCGCCAAGGCGAACTGGCGCCAGCTCTTCTGAACCCGGAGGGGAATCGGAGGCTCTGCATGTGTCGGAGGTCGCCCGGCTTTATGCAGAGAGACGCTCCGTGCACAGCATCGCCTTTGGGTGATCAATTCACGCCGGGTCACGTGACAAGCGCCGACATCGCGTGACATAGTTGTCACGTGGTGGCGTCAATGATGGCGTGACACACCTTGACCCTTGGGGGCGCGGTGAGTGAATCGACAGGTGACCTGACCGGATCGCGAGAACAGCAGCCCGAGTTGAGAGGCGGGGCCGGCACCGTGAGAGCGAGGGAGCGCTGGCCGAGTCGATCGTTCCGGTGGCTGTGGGCCGCGTCAGCGACGTCGCTACTGGGCTCCGAGATCGGCGAGCTGGCTTTGCCTCTTCTCGCGTTGCTGACGCTCGACGCGAGTGCGGGCGAGCTCGCCGTCGTGCGTGTGGCTCAGTACGCGCCGTTCCTCGTCCTCACTCTGGCGCTTGGTGTGGTGGTCGACCGCATGCGGCGCAAGAGGCTGCTCATCGCCGCCGACCTCGCACGCGGAGTGGTCCTCACAGCGATCGTGATCGCCGCGCTGACCCTTCCACTGCCGATCTGGATGCTGGCCGTCGCGGTCTTCGTGATCGGCACGTGCACCGTCTTGGCGCAGCTCGCCGACTTCTCGCTGCTTCCCGCGGTCGTGCCGAACGACCGGCTCACCGATGCCAACGCGCGCCTGACGTCGACCCAGTCGGCCATGTCGATCGCCGGCAGTGGGGTAGGCGGCGTGATCGTCCAGACGCTGACCGCGCCGATCGCACTCGCCGCCAACGCGGCCACCTACCTCTTCTCCGCTCTCTTCCTCACGCGCGTCACCGCGGTCGAGCGTGCGCGGAACGAAGCGGTCGATCGAGTCTCCCCGTGGCTCGAGGCGAGGGCCGGACTCGCCTTTCTCCGTCGCAACCGGGTCGTGCGCGACCTGGCGCTGGAAGCCGCGACCTGGAACTTCGCCAGCGAGATCCTGCTGCTCGGCCTGACGCTGCACGTCACGCAGCAGTACGACCTCGGTCCGGCGATCCTCGGCGGCCTGCTCATGACGTCGGGTGCGGGCGCCGTGCTCGGCGCGCTGGTCAGCGCAAGAGCGACCCGACGATTCGGTTACGGACGATCCCTCATCGCCGCATCGATCGTGGGAAACTCCGCCCCGCTCGCACTGATCTTCACCGCGGCGGCGCCCTCGGCCGCCGCCCTCGCGGTGGCGGGTGTCGCGCTTGCGTTGAGCGGATTCGGCGTCGGCCTCGCCGGAGCCCAGGCGGTCACCGTCCGCCAGCTCGCGACTCCCGACGACATCCGCGGACGGGTCAACGCCGCCTACCGGTTCCTCAGCTGGGGAATGATCGCGATCGGCGCCATCGCCGCCGGATTCGTCGCCACGGCCGGGGGACCAGCCGTCGCCATCGTCGTCGGAGCAGTCGGCACCACGCTCGCCATAGGGTGGATCCTCTGGTCCCCGGTGCGCAAGCTCCGCGGACTCGACGACGCGGTGGAGGCGCGGTGACGCATCACCGCCCCCCATCCGCCTCGTCCGGTGCAACGCGTTACGCTCTGACTACCGGTGACAGGAGGTGGAGCTCGATGGCAGCGCCGAAGACCGCGGAGGTGCACCCTCTGCCCCTCCCGCTCCTCGTGCACATCGTCAACGAGTGGGGCGATGCTCCCCGGACCGAAGCGCACGAGGGCAACGAGCCGTATCCGACGGCCGAGAGCCTCCGTGCACAGAGCCCTCCGTTCTGGGCGCATTTTCCGCCCTTCGACGAGCGCACCCTCGTGGAGACGGCCAACCTGGTCCATCCGATCTTCGCGGCATCCTCGGGTCGAGAGTGTGCCGATCGTCTCAACGAACTCATCTCCGAGGCGCAGATGTCACCGGCGCTGGCCTCTGAGGCCTGGGCGGTGCAGGAGGTCTGGCACACCGCTCGCCGCGATCGGGCGCTGCTGGCCGGCGCCACGCTGTCGTTGATCGACCACCTTCGCCACGAACCGGATGCCAGCAGGCTCGGTGTCTGCGAGGGCGACGCATGTGCCGACGTGTACGTCGACCAGTCGCCGGCAGGACGCCGCCAGTATTGCTCGCTGACCTGCCAGAACCGAAACCGCACACGCGCGTATCGGGCTCACCGTCGCGCGGCGGCGCAAAGCTGAGCGACGCCCCTCCGGCAGGCTGCGGAAGACACCGTTCGCCGTACGGCTGGGCGCCGAACCGCCCCGATGAAGCGGCTCAGGCCGCTCGTCCCTGATCGAGCGTCAGAACCCGCCGCGCCAATCGCGGATGATCTCCACCACGTCGTCGAGGTTCGACTCCAGGAGGAAGTGGCCCGCGTCGAGCAGTTCGACGCGGGCGTTCGGAACATCCTGGCGGAAGGCTTCGGCCCCGGCGGCGCCGAAGATCTCGTCGTTGCGGCCCCACACGGCGAGCACGGGCACCTGCGTCTCGCGCAGCCACTCGTGGAGGCGGGGGTAGAGCTCGCGGTTGGTCGAGTAGTCGCCGAAGAGGTGCAGCTGGGCTCCGTCCACCCCGGGCCGGCTCAGGAGGGCGATGTCGTGCTCCCAGGCATCCGGGTCGATCGTCGTGGGGTCGGGCACCCCGTGTGTGTACTGCCATTCGACGGCTGCGCGCTCGAGCGCCGGGCGGAGCGCGCTCTTGTTCTCGGGAGAGGGGTCGGCCGCGTACGCCCAGATGGGCGCCCAGAAGTCGTCGACGAAACCCTCTTCGTAGGCGTTGCCGTTCTGCGAGATGACGCCCTCGACCGCGGCGGGATGCCGCAGCGCGAGACGCCACGCGATGGGTGCGCCGTAGTCCTGCACATAGACCGTGTACCGAGTGACGCCGACCTGCTCGAGGAACCGGGCGGTGACGTCGGCGAGGGCGTCGAAGGTATAGGGGAAGTCGTCCACGGACGGAGCCGACGATCGCCCGAAGCCGATGTGGTCGGGCGCGATGACGCGGTATCGGTCGGCCAGGGCGGGAATGAGGTGACGGAACATGTGCGAACTCGTGGGGTACCCGTGCAGCAGGAGAAGCACGGGGGCGTCGGCGGGGCCCGCTTCGCGGTAGAAGACGTCGAGGCCGTCGACGATGAGGGTGCGGTGGTGGACGGAAGGCATGGTTCCCCCTGGGGATCGGTGCGGATTCAGCGGCGAGCGAGTGGTGCAGCCCTGAGGGAAGTCAAAGCCCTGTTCCTGCAACCGGGTCAAGCGGCGGGCTGCCGTCGGTCAACCCCGGACGACGGCCGGCTGCGGGCGGCCGGTCAGAGCGCGCACGGCGTCGCGCCCCGCTCGGTTCGCGCCGACGGTGGACTGTGAGGGGCCGAACCCGATGAGATGCACACGGGGTTCGGCGGCGACCTGCGTGCCTCGCATCTCGATCCCGCCCCGGGCGTTGCGCAGCCCCAGCGGGTCGAGGTGAGCGAGGGCGGGGCGGAATCCTGTTGCCCAGAGGATCGTGTCGACGGGGGTGAGGGTGCCGTCTGGCTCTCGCATGCCTGCCGGTTCGATTCGCGTGAACATCGGCCGTCGCATGAGCACACCGCGTCGCTTCGCGGCGAGTGCGTAGGGGGTCCACAAGAGACCCGTGTAGGAGACGACGCTGCCGGTGAGGTTTCCTGCTTCGATGTCTGCCGTGACTTTCGAGATGACCTCACGCCCCTCCACCTCGGGCGTGAAGCCGCCGTCGCGGAAGACCGGTTCCCGGCGCGTGTACCAGAACACCTCCGCGACTCGCGAGATCTCTTCGAGCTGCTGGACGGCTGAGATCCCCCCTCCGACGATCGCGACCCGCTCGCCCGCGAAGTCGCGCAGCGTCGTGTAGTCGCGGGTGTGGAGCTGGCGTCCCCCGAAAGTCTCCTGCCCGGGATAGGAGGGGAGCGTCGGATTGGTCCAGGTTCCGGTCGCGTTGATGATCGCACGGGTGCTCCACGTCCCGGCGCTGGAATGGACCAGGAGTCGACCGTCGGGGTCGTCATCGGCGCGCGTGACCGAAATCACGGTGACGGGCCGGAGGATCGGCAGCTGCGCGTGCTGCTCGAACGCGGAGAAGTACGCGGGCACTGCGTCCCGTGCCGGTGCAGCCGGGTCGGGAGGCGCCTGCCGAAATCCCGGGAGGTCGAAGATGCCGTTGACGGTGGCCATCGTCAGGGATTGCCACCGGTGCAGCCACGCACCACCCGGCAGCTCCTCGGCATCGAGCATCACGAAGGTGCGCTCCGCGTCGGGGCCGGTGAGCGCACTGGTGAACCCACGCCGACTCAGATGGAAGCCGGCCGACAATCCCGCCTGTCCGCCACCGATCACGACCACGTCGGTTCGGCGGACTGATTCTTCTCCCACTGCTGCGTCCTTCTGTCGGGGGCGGCGCGATCCGTCAGCCAGTCGCGGTCTTCAACGCGTCGGCGTTCTCGAGCGCCCACGTGCGGAAGTACTTCAGGTCGGGGTTGAGATGGCGCAGCGCGGTGAGGTCGCGGGCGCCGGTGAACTCGTTCTCGAAGTCGCCGTAGTACTGGAACATGTTCGCCACCTCTTCGGCAGCCGGGATCGGCGCCGCGCGGAAGACGTCGTACGGAATGCTGTCGAACCGGACGCGCTCGCCGATGACCTCGCCGATGATGTCCGCGTACTGGCTGCCGGTGAGGTGGTCGCCGGCAAGATTCACGGTCTTCCCGACGTACGCGTCTCCGGCGGCGAGGAGGGCAAGCACCGTGCGGCCGATGTCGTCGACGTCCACCCCGGCGAGCCGCTTCTGCGCCTCGAAGGGCAGGGCGAGCACAAGCTCACCGTCCTCGCCCCGGCGGGGAGCGAACCCGTCGATGAAGCCCTGGTAGAAGAAGGTCGTGTTCAGGAACGTCGTGGGGACGCCCGCCTCGGTGAACAGGCGATTCCCCTCGCCCTTCGCGTCGAAGTGGGGCACGTTGTAGGCATCCTGCAGGACGGGCATGCGGGGGTCGCTGACCGGCAGCAGGTCCCGGGTGTCCTCCAGGGTGGACCACACGACATGGGACAGCATCGCGGATGCCGCCGCGGCGGCGAGGTTGGCGATCTGATCCTTCTCCTGCGCGGCGGACCCGTGCTCCCAGAAGTTCGTGACGAGGAACGCGCCGTGGGCTCCCGCGAAGGCGGCGTCCAACGTCGACGGGTCGGCGAAGTCCGCCCGGACGACCTGCGCGCCTCGATCGGCGAGGGCCTTGGCGGCGGGAGACTGCGGGTCCCGCGTGAGGGCGCGGACCGCGAAGCGCTGCTGCGGGTCTTCCAGGAGGGCCGTGGCCGCACCTCCGCCCTGCGCCCCGGTGGCGCCGGCGACGACGATGATCGGCTTGCTGGTCATGAGGCTTCTCCTATCGAGAGGTCCGAATGGTTCGTGCTGGCGGGGGTGGGGTGGGCGTCGAGGCCCAGGTGACCGCGCAGCGCGGCCGCGGCCTCACCCAGGTGGGCGAGTTGCTCGGGTGTGAACGCGTCGACGAAGAGCTCTTTGATCGCGCGCAGGTGGGGAAGCGTGCTGGCACGGAAAGCGCGGGCGCCCTCATCGGTGAGGCACACGCGCGATCCGCGGGCGTCCTCCGCGCAGGGTTCGCGGCGCACCAGGCGTCGGTTCTCCATTCGCCCCAGGTGTCCGGAGAGTCGGCTGCGCTCCCATTCGATCTGGGCGGCGAGTTCCGAGGCGCGCAACGCCTTGCCCTCCGCCTCGCTCAGCGCGAGGAGCACTTTGTAGTCGCCGCTGGACAGTCCCGAGTTCTGCTGCAGCCTCGCCTCGATGCGAGAGCGCACGATCAGGAAGGTCTCGATGTGCGCCCGCCAGATCGCGAGTTCTTCGCTCGTCGGCAGGTCGTGACGTGTCGATGTTCCCATCACCGCTCCTCAGTAGTTGACATGTGAACAATATGCCGCGATGATTCACATGTCAACTAAAAAAGGAAGGCACACGATGGATGCTTCACAGATCGAGTTCGGAATCGACAGCTTCGGCGACTTGCCCCGTGACGACCGGGGGCAGGTCGTCTCACAGGCGCAGGCGATCCGTGCTGCGGTGGCCGAGGCTGTGCTTGCAGACGAGATCGGCATCGACGTGGTGGCCCTGGGGGAGCACCACCGGCCGGAGTTCGCGATATCCAGTCCCGAGACGGTGCTCGCCGGCATCGCGACCGTGACCAAGCGCATCCGGCTCGCCTCCGGTGTGACGGTGCTGTCCTCGGACGACCCGGTGCGCGTCTTCCAGCGCTTCGCGACCGTCGACGCGCTCTCCCACGGTCGTGCCGAGGTGATCCTCGGACGGGGCTCGTTCACCGAGTCGTTTCCGCTGTTCGGATACGACCTCAAGGACTACGAGGTGCTGTTCGAGGAGAAGATCGACCTGTTCCACCGGCTCCTGGACGAGAAGCCGGTCACCTGGGAGGGGACGACCCGTGCCGCGCTCCACGAGGCGGACGTGTATCCGAAGACCGAGTCGGGGCGACTCAACACGTGGGTGGGAGTCGGAGGATCGCCGCAATCGGTGATCCGCACGGCCCACTACGGCTTCCGGCTCATGCTGGCAATCATCGGCGGGGCGCCGGACCGGTTCGCCCCCTACGCCGATCTGTATCGGCGGGCGAGCGAGCAGCAGGGCACCATCGCACAGCCGGTCGGGATGCATTCGCCCGGGTTCGTCGCGGCCACCGACGCCGAAGCCAAGGAGCTCTTCTACCCCGGATACAAGGTGATCCGTGACCGCATCGGCGCGCTGCGCGGCTGGCCGCCGCTGCGGCGCGAGGAGTTCGAGTCCGAGGTCGCGCACGGCTCGCTCTACGTCGGCTCGGTCGAGACGGTCGCGAGAAAGATCGCCCACGCTGTCGGAGTGCTGGATGCCGGCCGGTTCGACATGATCTACTCGGCCGCCGGCACCGTGTCAGCCAGTGCACGGCTCCGCTCGGTCGAGCTGTACGGCACCCAGGTCATACCGCGGGTCCGCGAACTCGTGGCCGAACAGTCCGACGTCAGGGTGGGAGTGGCGCGGTGACGGGGCCCATACACACCGTCGGCATTCTGGGTGCCGGAAAGGTCGGCACCGTCTTGGCGCGCCTGGCGGACGCCGCGGGCATGCGCGTGCTGATCGCAGGTTCGGGCGACCCCGCGAGAATCGCATTGATCACGGAGGTCCTCACGCCGGGCGCGACCGCCGCCTCGCCGGCCGAGGCTGCACGCTCGTCGGACCTGGTGATCCTCGCGCTGCCGCTCGGCAAACACCTGAACCTCCCGGTGGCTGAGCTGGCGGGCAAGCTGGTCGTCGACGCGATGAACCACTGGTGGGAGACCGACGGTCCGCGCGACAGCATCGTCCCGCCCGGAACCTCCTCGAGCGAAGCCGTGCAGCAGGCGCTGCCGGGGGCGCGGGTCGTCAAAGCGCTCAACCACATGGGCTACCACGACCTCGAGGACGAGGCTCGCTCAGCAGGCAGCCCCGGGCGCAAGGCGATCGCGCTCGCGGGCGATTCGCCCGAGGACCTCGCCGTCGTGGCGGAGCTGATCGACGCGCTCGGATTCGACCCGCTCCCGATCGGCGGCCTCGCAGCGGGCAGTCGGCTCGAGCCCGGGATGCCGGCTTTCGGCGCGAACGTCCCCATTGACCGGCTCCACGAGCTCACCGGCATCCCTGCTCCCGTCATGCTGTCGGAGTGACGGGGAGTCCACCTTCGCGGGTGTGACGACGGGCTGCTCGTGGTCGGCGATCACCAGACGGTTCGCTGGGGGACATCCCACCGCCAGGCCGCGTTCACCCGCCGTTCAAGGTGCGGGACTTCGCTGGCAGTCAGATAGAGAACCGACTATCTGACCTGCCCCGCACCGGGCGGGCCTGGAGCCCTCGCCGGGCATGAAGGAAAGCGCACCCGTGACCAAGACCACAGCCAGATTCGCTGCCGTTGCGACGCTCACCGCCGCTGCTCTCGCATTGAGCGCGTGCGGCGGCCAGTCCGCCGCCGGCGGTTCCGCCGAAAGCGGTGACGCCGGCGCCGGCGGCTCGGTGACCACCGACGGCTCCTCGACCGTCGCCCCCCTCACCGAGGCAGCCGCGGACCTGTTCCGGGAGCAGGATGCCTCGGTGAACGTCTCCGTCGCCACCTCCGGCACCGGGGGCGGCTTCAAAGCGTTCTGCGCCGACGAGACGGACATCTCCAACGCCTCCCGCCCCATCAAGGACGAGGAAGCCGCCGAGTGCGAAGCGAACGGTGTCGAGTTCACCGAGATCATCGCCGCGAACGACGGGCTGTCGGTGATCATCAACCCGGAGAACGACTGGGCGACCGATCTCACCCTCGAGCAGCTCGCGAAGATCTGGGCGCCCGCATCCGAGGGCACCGTCACCAGCTGGGCCGACGTCGACCCCAGCTTCCCCGACGTGCCGCTCGTGCTCTTCGGCGCCGGCACCGACTCGGGCACGTTCGACTACTTCACCGAAGAGGTCAACGGTGAGACGGGTGCGATCCGCACCGACTACAGCCCCTCGGAGGACGACAACATCACCATCCAGGGCGTCGCAGGTGATGAGGGAGCGATCGGCTTCCTCGGCCTCAGCTACGTCGAAGAGAACGAGGGCACCATCGTCGCCGCCTCCATCGACGGCGTCTACCCGAGCACCGAAACGGTGCAGGACGGCACCTACACGCCGCTCGGGCGCCCGCTCTTCATCTACGTGAAGAACGCCGCGTACGCGGACAAGCCCCAGGTGAAGGAGTTCGTCGACTTCTACGTCGCCAACTCCGATGAGATCGCGGAGCTTGCGCTGTTCGTCCCGCTGACGCAGGAGCAGATCACCGTCGCCCAGGAAGAACTCGCCTCACTCGGTTGAGTGAGTCCCTCCGTCGAGGAATCTCATGACCGCCGTCATCGAGAAGGCCGCGGGTCCGGAGCTTGCTCCGGGCCCTCGGCCGGGTACCCAGTTCGCCGGCCGTCGGCGGCCGGGCGAGACCCTCATCAGGATGGTTCTGCGCCTTGCGGCGCTGCTGACGATGGTGACCACCGTCGGCATCCTCATCGCGCTGCTGATCCCGTCGCTGTCGTTCTTCGCCGAGGTCCCGGTGTGGGAGTTCCTGTTCGGCACTCGCTGGGCGCCGCGGTTCGCCGACGCTTCGTTCGGGGCGATTCCGCTGATCACCGCCACGCTGTGGACCACGGTGATCGCCCTGCTGGTCGCCGTCCCGTTCGGATTGGGCGCGGCGATCATGCTGGCCGAGTACGCGAAACCGCGCACCCGCAGCATCCTCAAGCCCGTGCTGGAGGTTCTCGCCGGTGTTCCCACGGTCGTCTACGGGTTCTTCGCTCTGCAGTTCGTGCAGGCGACCGTGCTTCGCGAATGGCTGCAGCTGCCCACCGGCGCGTTCAGCGTGCTGGCGGCCGGACTGGTGATGGGCGTCATGATCATCCCCACCATCGCCTCCATCTCGGAGGACGCGATGTCTGCCGTGCCGAGCGCTCTGCGACAGGGAAGCGCCGCCCTGGGCGCCAACCGCATGCAGACCACCCTGCGGGTCGTGTTCCCCGCCGCCCTGTCGGGCATCGTCGCCGCCGTCGTGCTCGGGGTCTCCCGCGCGGTGGGAGAGACGATGATCGTCGCGATCGCCGCCGGCAGCCAGGCCCGCATCGTCACGAACCCGCTGGAGCAAGGGCAGACGATGACGGGCTTCATCGCCAACGCCGCCCTCGGGGACTCCCGCGTGGGGAGTCTCGAATACAACACCCTCTTCGCCGTCGGACTGCTGCTGTTCCTCATCACGCTGCTGATGAACATGATCAGCATCCGGTTCGTCCGCCGCTTCAGGGAGGCTTACTGATGACCACCACCCGTCACGCCCCACCGGCGACGGTGCGGGTCTCCGCTCCGCTGGGGACAGGGACCCATGGGGACCGCAAACCCGGTCCGATGCTCTTCCTGCTGCTGCTGTGGCTGTCGCTCCTCGTCGCATTCGGGGTGCTGGCAACCCTCCTGATCACGATCCTGATGGACGGCTGGGGGAAGCTCTCCCCTCAGCTGTTCACCAACTACCCCTCGGCGACACCCGAGACCGCGGGCGCGCGGCCGGCCGTTCTCGGCTCGGCGTGGGTGATCGCCGCCACCGCCGTCTTCACGCTCCCGCTCGGCATCGCCGCGGCGATCCACCTGGAGGAGTTCGCCGACAAGAAGCGCTGGTTCAACCGGCTCATCGAGCTGAACGTGCAGAACCTCGCCGCCGTGCCCGCGATCATCTACGGCCTGCTCGCGCTCGGATTCCTCAGCCTGCTGCAGGTGCAGAACAAGAACATCGTCATCGGCGGGGCGCTCGCACTTTCGCTGCTGATCCTCCCGGTCGTCATCATCGCCACACGGGAAGGCCTTCGCGCCGTTCCCCGGGAGATCCGCGACGCGTCGCTCGCGCTGGGCGCCACCCCGTGGCAGACGGTGTGGCGTCAGGTGCTGCCCGCGTCAGTGCCGAGCATCGCGACCGGGTCGATCCTCGCGCTGTCGCGTGCTTTGGGAGAGGCGGCTCCGCTGCTGGTCCTCGGAGCCCTGGTCTACATCACCTTCGACCCGAACGGGCTGATGAGCGGCTACACGACCCTCCCCATCCAGATCTTCAACTGGACCGGCCGTCCCCAAGAGGGCTTCCACGAGCTGGCGGCCGCGACCAGTGTGCTGCTGCTGGCCGTGCTGCTTCTCATGAACGCGCTGGCCATCTTCATCCGCAACAAGTATCAGAAACGGTGGTAACCATGAACACCTCCCGCGTCGTCGCGTCCGCGGACACGCCTCGCCCTCAGTTCCACCCGCACGACGAGCGGCCTCTCCTGGACGCTCCGAGCGGGCTGATCCGCTGCGAGAACGTGGACGTCTACTACGGTGCCTTCCGCGCCGTCACCGACGTCAACCTGAGCTTCGGGAAGAACGAGATCACGGCCCTGATCGGCCCGTCCGGGTGTGGCAAATCCACGCTGCTGCGATCGCTCAACCGCATGAACGACCTGGTCGACGGAGCTCGAGTCGAGGGGCAGGTGCTGTTCCAGGACGACGACATCTATGCCAAGGGCGTCGATCCGATCGAGGTGCGGCGCCGGATCGGCATGGTGTTCCAAAAGCCCAACCCGTTCCCCAAGTCGATCTACGACAACGTCGCCTACGGCCCCCGCGTCACCGGGATGAAGGTGGCCAGCATGGATGACCTGGTCGAAGAGGCGTTGACCAAGGCAGCCCTCTGGGACGAGGTGAAGGACAAGCTCAAGCAATCCGCGTTCGGGCTGTCCGGCGGTCAGCAGCAGCGTCTGTGCATCGCCCGCACCATCGCCGTCAAGCCCGACGTGATCCTCATGGACGAGCCGTGCTCGGCTCTGGACCCCATCGCGAC from Microbacterium sp. zg-Y625 includes these protein-coding regions:
- a CDS encoding LLM class flavin-dependent oxidoreductase is translated as MDASQIEFGIDSFGDLPRDDRGQVVSQAQAIRAAVAEAVLADEIGIDVVALGEHHRPEFAISSPETVLAGIATVTKRIRLASGVTVLSSDDPVRVFQRFATVDALSHGRAEVILGRGSFTESFPLFGYDLKDYEVLFEEKIDLFHRLLDEKPVTWEGTTRAALHEADVYPKTESGRLNTWVGVGGSPQSVIRTAHYGFRLMLAIIGGAPDRFAPYADLYRRASEQQGTIAQPVGMHSPGFVAATDAEAKELFYPGYKVIRDRIGALRGWPPLRREEFESEVAHGSLYVGSVETVARKIAHAVGVLDAGRFDMIYSAAGTVSASARLRSVELYGTQVIPRVRELVAEQSDVRVGVAR
- the poxB gene encoding ubiquinone-dependent pyruvate dehydrogenase, which translates into the protein MATVAGNIVKTLHANGIDRVYGLPGDSLNAFTDALRKDGTIRWLHVRHEESAAFAAAADAALTGQLAVVAASCGPGNLHLINGLFDANRSRVPVLAIAAHIPTAQIGTGYFQETHPQELFRECSVYVEYVADPQQMPRLLEIAMRAAIEQRGVAVLVIPGDVALAEVGDNRAVVIERSHPVIVPSDAELDKAAALLNAARKVTILAGAGVEGAHDEVVALADRLAAPIVHALRGKEFIEYDNPFDVGMTGLLGFASGYRAMEGADALLVLGSDFPYEQFYPERATTIQVDIRGSQLGRRHPLDLGLVGDAGATAAALLPRLAVRDDRGHLDDATAHYRKTRAKLDELAVPAKSTRPIHPQYLTRLLNEQAADDAIFTADVGSPTVWAARYLSMTEGRRLIGSFTHGSMANALLHGIGAQVAHPDRQVVALAGDGGLAMMLGELLTLTQNALPVKTIVVNNSSLNFIELEMKAAGFVTYGTGLNNPSFAAIAEAMGIFARRVERSEDLPGALREVLDHDGPALLDVVTERQELSMPPAIEAAQVKGFALYAIRTVMSGRGDELLDLAKANWRQLF
- a CDS encoding NAD(P)/FAD-dependent oxidoreductase, which codes for MGEESVRRTDVVVIGGGQAGLSAGFHLSRRGFTSALTGPDAERTFVMLDAEELPGGAWLHRWQSLTMATVNGIFDLPGFRQAPPDPAAPARDAVPAYFSAFEQHAQLPILRPVTVISVTRADDDPDGRLLVHSSAGTWSTRAIINATGTWTNPTLPSYPGQETFGGRQLHTRDYTTLRDFAGERVAIVGGGISAVQQLEEISRVAEVFWYTRREPVFRDGGFTPEVEGREVISKVTADIEAGNLTGSVVSYTGLLWTPYALAAKRRGVLMRRPMFTRIEPAGMREPDGTLTPVDTILWATGFRPALAHLDPLGLRNARGGIEMRGTQVAAEPRVHLIGFGPSQSTVGANRAGRDAVRALTGRPQPAVVRG
- a CDS encoding MarR family winged helix-turn-helix transcriptional regulator, encoding MGTSTRHDLPTSEELAIWRAHIETFLIVRSRIEARLQQNSGLSSGDYKVLLALSEAEGKALRASELAAQIEWERSRLSGHLGRMENRRLVRREPCAEDARGSRVCLTDEGARAFRASTLPHLRAIKELFVDAFTPEQLAHLGEAAAALRGHLGLDAHPTPASTNHSDLSIGEAS
- a CDS encoding alpha/beta fold hydrolase translates to MPSVHHRTLIVDGLDVFYREAGPADAPVLLLLHGYPTSSHMFRHLIPALADRYRVIAPDHIGFGRSSAPSVDDFPYTFDALADVTARFLEQVGVTRYTVYVQDYGAPIAWRLALRHPAAVEGVISQNGNAYEEGFVDDFWAPIWAYAADPSPENKSALRPALERAAVEWQYTHGVPDPTTIDPDAWEHDIALLSRPGVDGAQLHLFGDYSTNRELYPRLHEWLRETQVPVLAVWGRNDEIFGAAGAEAFRQDVPNARVELLDAGHFLLESNLDDVVEIIRDWRGGF
- a CDS encoding MFS transporter, with the translated sequence MRARERWPSRSFRWLWAASATSLLGSEIGELALPLLALLTLDASAGELAVVRVAQYAPFLVLTLALGVVVDRMRRKRLLIAADLARGVVLTAIVIAALTLPLPIWMLAVAVFVIGTCTVLAQLADFSLLPAVVPNDRLTDANARLTSTQSAMSIAGSGVGGVIVQTLTAPIALAANAATYLFSALFLTRVTAVERARNEAVDRVSPWLEARAGLAFLRRNRVVRDLALEAATWNFASEILLLGLTLHVTQQYDLGPAILGGLLMTSGAGAVLGALVSARATRRFGYGRSLIAASIVGNSAPLALIFTAAAPSAAALAVAGVALALSGFGVGLAGAQAVTVRQLATPDDIRGRVNAAYRFLSWGMIAIGAIAAGFVATAGGPAVAIVVGAVGTTLAIGWILWSPVRKLRGLDDAVEAR
- a CDS encoding NmrA family NAD(P)-binding protein, with protein sequence MTSKPIIVVAGATGAQGGGAATALLEDPQQRFAVRALTRDPQSPAAKALADRGAQVVRADFADPSTLDAAFAGAHGAFLVTNFWEHGSAAQEKDQIANLAAAAASAMLSHVVWSTLEDTRDLLPVSDPRMPVLQDAYNVPHFDAKGEGNRLFTEAGVPTTFLNTTFFYQGFIDGFAPRRGEDGELVLALPFEAQKRLAGVDVDDIGRTVLALLAAGDAYVGKTVNLAGDHLTGSQYADIIGEVIGERVRFDSIPYDVFRAAPIPAAEEVANMFQYYGDFENEFTGARDLTALRHLNPDLKYFRTWALENADALKTATG
- a CDS encoding CGNR zinc finger domain-containing protein, which produces MHIVNEWGDAPRTEAHEGNEPYPTAESLRAQSPPFWAHFPPFDERTLVETANLVHPIFAASSGRECADRLNELISEAQMSPALASEAWAVQEVWHTARRDRALLAGATLSLIDHLRHEPDASRLGVCEGDACADVYVDQSPAGRRQYCSLTCQNRNRTRAYRAHRRAAAQS